TGCGCGCATTCCGAATGCCATGGCGAATGTCTATCTCGCGACGCAGAGCGGTGCCAAACTCGATACGAACTCGGAGGCCACTCGTTGGCTTGAGCCGGAAATCGAGAACCTTCGCCAGAAGGTAAACGACGCCGAGCAGAAGGTTGCCGAGTACCGCGCCAAACACGGTCTCCTGCCGACGAACGGTGGCAGCAACTTTCCGCAGCAGCAGCTGAACGATATCTCCGTCGAGCTGACCCGCGTACGCGGCGAAAAGGCCAATGCCGAGGCGCGCGCCCAGTCCGTCCGCAACGCGCTCGCCTCCGGTGAGGCGTCCGACACGTTGCCGGACATCATGTCCTCGCAGTCCATGCAGCGGCTGAAGGCTACTGAGTCGGGCCTACAGTCGCAGATTTCCGATCTCAGCACGTCGTTGCTCAACAACCATCCGAAGTTGAAGAGCCTGCGGGCGCAGCTTGCCGACATCAAAGCTCAGATCCGCCAGGAAACGCAAAAGATCCTGGCCAGCGTCGAGAGCGAGGCGAAGGTCGCCGGTCTTCGTGCTGCCGAACTCGAGCGCCAGTCCGGCACGTTGCGGGCAAACAGCGCACAGGCGGGCGAAGACGAGGTCGGCCTCAACGCCCTGCAGCGCGAGGCAAATGCCCAGCGCCAGCTGCTTGAAACCTACCTCGCTCGCTACCGGGAAGCCGCTTCCCGCGCCGACAGCAATTCGAGTCCGGCAGATGCGCGCATCGTCTCGCGCGCCATCGAGCCTGTCGATCCTTTTTTCCCGAAGGTCGTGCCGATCGTTGCCGTCGCTGCCGTCGCGACGTTGATCATGAGCGCCATCGTCATCATGCTCGTCGAACTCTTCAGTGGCCGGGCGCTGCGTCCGGTCGACGGCAACGTCGAGCCTGCCTCGCCGATCGAAGAAAAAACGCAGGCCGCCGTGCCGAAAGCCAAGCGTGATATCAAGCCCAGCATGCTTTCGGCACCGGTGGAAGAGGAGCCTGGGCCGCAGGCGCCTCCACCTCTGCAAGACGAAAACGAATTCTCGATCAGCTCTGTCGCCGATTATCTCACGAGCAGCCGGGCAACGCTCGCTGTTGCGATATCGCCGACTGGTGACGACGGTTCCGCGGCGACCGTTTCGCTCGCCCGTGCGCTTGCCGATGTCGGTCAGCGCATGGTTCTGGTCGACATGACCGGCTCCGGCTATCCGACCAAGCTGATGGGCGACGACCCGAATGCGCCGGGCGTGACCGATCTGCTGTGCGGCGCTGCCGCTTTCGGCGAAACGATCCACGGCGACCGTTACTCAGACGCTCATCTGATCCCGCAGGGCATCAGCGACATCCGCCAGGCGATGCGCGGGGCAGACCGGCTTTCGCTGCTGCTCGACGCATTGGCCTCAGCCTATGATCTCGTGATTGTCGAGTGCGGCGCAGCCGATGTTGCCGGTGTCTCCCGCCTGACGCGCAGCAAGGATGTCGAGATCATCCTTTCGATGCCAGTCGTGATCGAAGAGGACTTCGTCTTCGCGATGACGGAATTCGAAAGGGCGGGTTATCAGCGCGTCGTGTTGATGTCGGGCGACGAAACAATAGCGCAGGACCTCCCGCGCCGCGCGGCCTGATCAGACGCCGATCTTTGAACGAGCGCGCTGTGCGAATTTATAGAGGCCGGGCCGTGCCTTGATGTGGGCCTTGCTCCGCGTGATGGCCCAATGCGCAAGTCCGGCGATATTTCCTAGCAAGGACAGCGGCAGCACCACATCGTGATGATCCGTTTCGATCGGTGCCCAAGAACGTTTGTAGACCTGATCGCCGAGACCGAAATCGAAGAGCGCGACGCCTTTCCCGTGCAATCTCGAAATCATCTGCCAAAAGAGGAATTCACCCGGACTTGCATCCTTTGCAATGCTTTCGTTGATCGAACTGAACTGGCAGATCACATGATCACCCTTGCGCGAGATGCCGGATAGCGCGGCGATATGCCCTTCGTTTTCGCCCTTGAGGCGGATCGCGTGCATCTCGAGGCCGAAGTCGTCGCCGTGGCGAATGTCGATCAGGCCATGGAGAAAAGTCCGTGTTTTGGGGTCGGCAAACACGTCGGGCAGCCCGAGCGCCTTGAAGCGCTCGGCCTTTTGAGCGAAGAACTGGTCAAGAAGGGCGTGCTGCTCGCCGGCCGTCCCGCCAGCGACATAGTCGAATCCGCCGATGGATTCGAGCCGCTTCGACTGCACCCGGAACTTCTTCCGGCGGCTCTTGGAGTTCAACTGCTTGAGCGTCGCCTCGAAATTTTCAAGCAGCGGCAGCTGATAGGCGTGGTTCTGGTTCTGCACCAACGGCAACAGACCGAGCAAGCTCTTCCGGCCGCGCCATTCCAGCGGGATGTTCTGCAAGAGCAGCAGATCGGCCTTGCCGCGAAGGGTGTGACGAAGGCTCTCGGCAAAGCGATACGCGTCAAGGTCAACGGCGCCTTGGAGAAAACGCTTCGTGAAAAGTCCGGTATTGATATTGCTGTGATCGGCGCCGATGAACTTCGCGATCCGCACGCCATGGCTGCGCTCGATTTCGATCGGCAGGATAAAGGCCGTTTCTGACCCGCAAACGCCCCGCAAAATGACGAGCGGTCGCCGATGGGCCTCGATCCAGCTACGGCACCAGTCATAGCCCTGATGGAGAGAGGCCAGATTGTCCCGCTCCAGGGCGCGCCAATCCTTTTCCAGCATCGCAATCGTGTCGAAGACCGAGACATCCAGTTCCGCGTTCGGCGAGCGAAGGCTCGCAGAGCCTGCCTCGGCTTTCGCCGCTTCGTCGAGCAGCTGTTGATGGATATCGAGCTTGTGCGTCTGCACGGGTCTTCTCCGGTCAAGATGGCTTGACGGGAAGCATAAGGGGCGAGCGCCTTCATTTGGCTTAAATGCAAAAGGGCGGACTGTCTTTTCCGCGGATCACGGTTATTTCGGCGTTAACGGCGTTCACTTCTGCCGCGGACCGGCCATCCATTTGATGATCAGCATCGCCGGCAGGACCCAGACCAGGCCCGTCAGCGAGAAATAGAGGAGGTGAACCCGCCACGACGATCCCCCGAGTGCCGCGACGGCGATCGTGTTCGCCAAAAGCGCATAAAGAAGCACGAGAACGACGATGAGGATCGTGCCGATGAATTTGCGCAAGCGGACGGGCATGAATTCTCTTTCCGGGCTGTGTGGACCCGCGCGACGGCATGCCGCAAAGGTTCGGGGCTTGTTTTGCATGAGGCGTTGGGGCAAATCAACTGCCGGAAAGAAGGAGTGATCATGGCCGTCGCGAATTTGACCACGGAACAGTCGATCTTGAGCGAGGTCCGCAGGTTGGACCGGAACCGCCGTGCATTGCGCGTCTGGCTGGGATTCGTGCTCGTCGCGCTCGTCTGTCTCGTGCTCGTCGGCGGCGCCACGCGTCTTACCAATTCGGGCCTTTCGATCACGGAATGGAAGCCTATCCACGGCGTCGTTCCGCCTGTCACTGCTGCTGAATGGGAGGAGGAATTCAAGCTCTACCAGCGCATTCCCGAATTCCAGCAGCTAAACAGCCACATGACCGTGGAGGATTTCAAGACCATTTTCTGGTGGGAATGGGCGCACCGGCTGATCGCCCGCGCGATCGGGATCATCTTCGCTCTGCCGCTTGTTTTTTTCTGGCTGACGGGCATGGTCGAGCGGCGGCTGCGCTGGCCGCTAGCCGGCATCCTGGCGCTCGGCGGCCTGCAGGGTTTCATCGGCTGGTGGATGGTCTCATCCGGTCTTTCGGTGCGCACCGACGTCAGCCAGTATCGCCTCGCGACGCACCTCGTCATGGCCTGTCTGATCTTCACTGCCTGCATGTGGATCATGCGCGGACTTTCCCCGCATTCGAACGACGCCGCGCCGACCGAAGGCTCGCGGACATGGGCGGCGGTAATTGCTGTTTTCGCGCTCTTCCAGATCTATCTTGGCGCGCTGGTGGCCGGCCTTGATGCCGGCTTCGCCTACAATACCTGGCCGCTGATGGATGGCGCGATCATCCCCTCCGATCTTCTCATCCAAAAGCCCGCCTGGATCAACTTCTTCGAGAATCCGAAGACCGTTCAATTCACCCATCGCGCCGGCGCCTACGTGCTTTTCGCGCTCGCTTTCATCAACATGGTGGTTGCGCTTCGCGCAGCTCCCCAAACCACCCACGCCCGCCGTGCTGTCGTCCTCTTCGCACTCGTCACGCTGCAGGCGGCAATCGGCATCGCCACTCTCCTCCTGCAGGTCCCGCTTCATTGGGGTCTTTTGCACCAGGCAGGCGCCTTGATCGTTTTGGGCTTCGCCGTCGCCAACTGGCGCGGCTACTACGGTGAGTTTTCGCACGACACGATGATTGCGGAAAGGGACTGAGCCGGAGGGTGCGTCAGGCGCTTACCGCAAAGCTCCGTCGAGCGCCGGCATGCCGATGATGGCGGCCGCAGCGATGAGCAGATAGCAGATCAGCCGGAACGTGCTTTCCTTCGCCAAGCCGAACAGCTTCGAGCCGCCATAAAGGCCGAGCGCGTAGCCCGGCAGGATGACGAGCGTCAGAGCAAAGACGGGCTGCACGAAAAGTCCCAAGGCATAATAGCTGATTGCGCTGAAGCAGGTGGAGATCGAGAAGTAGAGGATGACATTCGCCCGCACGCGGGTGAAGTCGCTCTTGCCGCCGAGCCAATAGGCAACGACCGGCGGGCCGCCAAGCTGTACCGCGCCGCTGAAAAGACCGGCGATCAGGCCTACCCCGGCGCTCAGCGGCGCTCGCGGCTCGCCATGATGACGCCAGCCCGACACCAGGAGCGCCAGCAGCGAGATGGCGACGGCGGTGATGATCCATCGGAGCGTCAGAGGATCCATCAGCGCAAGCGCAACTGTGCCCGCAGGAACGCCGAGAGCAGCGCCGATCGCCATTGCGAAGACTTCAGGCCGGTTGGCGCTGCGCCAGGCAGGCGGGATCATTCCAAGTGTCGCAAGCCCGTCGATGATAAGCAAAACGGGAGAAACCAGCTTCGGGCCGACGATCGCGCCGCCCAGTGGAATGAAGATCAGCGCCGCCCCGAAGCCCGAAAAGCCGCGTGCGAGCCCGGCAATGAAGGCAAAGAGGATCAGCCCATAGATGCCGTGATCCGGCAGCGCAGCGCAAAACCATTCGGCAACGCCGGCCGAAAGCGTATCGATCGGCATGTCCGCGGAGCTCCGGAAGGCTTACGAGGCGAGCATCAGATCCATGTTTTGGACGGCCGCACCCGAGGCGCCCTTGCCAAGATTGTCGAGCAGAGCGACGAGGTTGACCTGACTGGTGCCCGGCGTGCCGAACACGAAGAGCTTCATCGTGTCCTTCCCGGCAAGCTCGACGGCATCGATCCGGGCAAGTGCCCGACTCTCCTCGAGCGGGACGACCGTGACGATATCCTGACCGGCATAATGGGCCGTCAGGGCCGCATGGATGCTTTCGAGCGTCGCATTACCCGAGAGAGCGTCGAGATGCAGCGGCACCTGGACGATCATGCCCTGCGGGAATTTGCCGACCGAAGGCGAAAAGATTGGCGCTCGGTCGAGCAGGCCATGGATTTTCATCTCCGGCACATGCTTGTGTGTCAGCGGCAAGCCATAGAGGAAATGCGGCGCGGTGATTTTATCGTCGCGGCTCTGGTCTTCGATCTGCGCGATCATCTGCTTGCCGCCGCCGGTATAGCCGGAGACCGCATTGACGGTAACTGGATAGCCGTCGGGCAGAATGCCTGCAGCTCGCAACGGCCGGATGAGGCCGATGGCGCCTGTCGGGTAGCAGCCGGGGTTGGCGACAAAACGGGCGGCCCTGATCTTTTCGGCCTGCTCCTTGTCCATTTCGGCAAACCCATAGGCCCAGCCGGGATTGACGCGGAAGGCGGTCGACGTGTCGATAACGCGGACATTGTTGTTGGCCGAAACCATCTGGACGGCTGCCTTCGACGCATCGTCGGGCAGACATAGGATGGCGATATCGGCGCTGTTCAGCATGTCCTCCCGCATCGCGGCATTGCGGCGCTCAGCTTCCGGAATGGACACGAGCTCGACATCGCGGCGGCCGGCCATGCGCGTGCGGATCTGCAGGCCCGTCGTGCCGTGTTCGCCGTCGATGAAGATTTTCGGTGCCATGATAATCCTGCGCTTTCAACGAGTTCGAATTGCTTCCGGAATCAGTGTGTCATGAAGTTGATTCAGTCTGATAACCGCCCAGGGCGGCTGCGTGCCTCTCGGCGCAGAGGCCCAGCATATACATCGCGACCGTCGCCCCTGCAATGGCGGTGATAT
Above is a window of Rhizobium etli 8C-3 DNA encoding:
- a CDS encoding COX15/CtaA family protein; translation: MAVANLTTEQSILSEVRRLDRNRRALRVWLGFVLVALVCLVLVGGATRLTNSGLSITEWKPIHGVVPPVTAAEWEEEFKLYQRIPEFQQLNSHMTVEDFKTIFWWEWAHRLIARAIGIIFALPLVFFWLTGMVERRLRWPLAGILALGGLQGFIGWWMVSSGLSVRTDVSQYRLATHLVMACLIFTACMWIMRGLSPHSNDAAPTEGSRTWAAVIAVFALFQIYLGALVAGLDAGFAYNTWPLMDGAIIPSDLLIQKPAWINFFENPKTVQFTHRAGAYVLFALAFINMVVALRAAPQTTHARRAVVLFALVTLQAAIGIATLLLQVPLHWGLLHQAGALIVLGFAVANWRGYYGEFSHDTMIAERD
- a CDS encoding sulfite exporter TauE/SafE family protein; translation: MPIDTLSAGVAEWFCAALPDHGIYGLILFAFIAGLARGFSGFGAALIFIPLGGAIVGPKLVSPVLLIIDGLATLGMIPPAWRSANRPEVFAMAIGAALGVPAGTVALALMDPLTLRWIITAVAISLLALLVSGWRHHGEPRAPLSAGVGLIAGLFSGAVQLGGPPVVAYWLGGKSDFTRVRANVILYFSISTCFSAISYYALGLFVQPVFALTLVILPGYALGLYGGSKLFGLAKESTFRLICYLLIAAAAIIGMPALDGALR
- a CDS encoding DUF2842 domain-containing protein, whose product is MPVRLRKFIGTILIVVLVLLYALLANTIAVAALGGSSWRVHLLYFSLTGLVWVLPAMLIIKWMAGPRQK
- the argC gene encoding N-acetyl-gamma-glutamyl-phosphate reductase; this translates as MAPKIFIDGEHGTTGLQIRTRMAGRRDVELVSIPEAERRNAAMREDMLNSADIAILCLPDDASKAAVQMVSANNNVRVIDTSTAFRVNPGWAYGFAEMDKEQAEKIRAARFVANPGCYPTGAIGLIRPLRAAGILPDGYPVTVNAVSGYTGGGKQMIAQIEDQSRDDKITAPHFLYGLPLTHKHVPEMKIHGLLDRAPIFSPSVGKFPQGMIVQVPLHLDALSGNATLESIHAALTAHYAGQDIVTVVPLEESRALARIDAVELAGKDTMKLFVFGTPGTSQVNLVALLDNLGKGASGAAVQNMDLMLAS
- a CDS encoding GumC family protein, with amino-acid sequence MSGVTGNQDVDIDLGQLVRAVWAFRLKVLAVTLIGAGVAFAGAKMISPKYRAETRLLIEQRAPAFANTQSNDGNGGPLLDELNIASQVQLLQSADIIKQVINSEKLYELPEFDDAVNGSALSDILVALHLKKNPLENLPEERVIDAFIERLQVYQVPGSRVIGITFTSKDSKIAARIPNAMANVYLATQSGAKLDTNSEATRWLEPEIENLRQKVNDAEQKVAEYRAKHGLLPTNGGSNFPQQQLNDISVELTRVRGEKANAEARAQSVRNALASGEASDTLPDIMSSQSMQRLKATESGLQSQISDLSTSLLNNHPKLKSLRAQLADIKAQIRQETQKILASVESEAKVAGLRAAELERQSGTLRANSAQAGEDEVGLNALQREANAQRQLLETYLARYREAASRADSNSSPADARIVSRAIEPVDPFFPKVVPIVAVAAVATLIMSAIVIMLVELFSGRALRPVDGNVEPASPIEEKTQAAVPKAKRDIKPSMLSAPVEEEPGPQAPPPLQDENEFSISSVADYLTSSRATLAVAISPTGDDGSAATVSLARALADVGQRMVLVDMTGSGYPTKLMGDDPNAPGVTDLLCGAAAFGETIHGDRYSDAHLIPQGISDIRQAMRGADRLSLLLDALASAYDLVIVECGAADVAGVSRLTRSKDVEIILSMPVVIEEDFVFAMTEFERAGYQRVVLMSGDETIAQDLPRRAA
- a CDS encoding GNAT family N-acetyltransferase — translated: MQTHKLDIHQQLLDEAAKAEAGSASLRSPNAELDVSVFDTIAMLEKDWRALERDNLASLHQGYDWCRSWIEAHRRPLVILRGVCGSETAFILPIEIERSHGVRIAKFIGADHSNINTGLFTKRFLQGAVDLDAYRFAESLRHTLRGKADLLLLQNIPLEWRGRKSLLGLLPLVQNQNHAYQLPLLENFEATLKQLNSKSRRKKFRVQSKRLESIGGFDYVAGGTAGEQHALLDQFFAQKAERFKALGLPDVFADPKTRTFLHGLIDIRHGDDFGLEMHAIRLKGENEGHIAALSGISRKGDHVICQFSSINESIAKDASPGEFLFWQMISRLHGKGVALFDFGLGDQVYKRSWAPIETDHHDVVLPLSLLGNIAGLAHWAITRSKAHIKARPGLYKFAQRARSKIGV